The nucleotide sequence GGCCACGGCCAGAAGGCGCGACAGGGCGGACTGCATCTGGCCCTGGGCCTGCTGGAAGGCGGCCATGGCCTTGGGGTCGGCCAGGGTTTCGGGGGTGAGCTTGATTTGGGTGGCCTTGGCCCGGGCTTCGGTGACGGCGGTCAGGGTGTCCTTTTCGTGGCTGGCGTAGCCCTTGACCGTTTCCACGAGGTTGGGGATGAGGTCCAGGCGACGCTGCAAGGTGGCTTCCACGTTGCCCCAGGCGGCTTTGACCGCCTCGTCGTTGGTCTGCATTTCGTTGTAGCCGCAGCCGGTGAGCCCGAAAAGGGCGACGACAAGGGCCAGGGCGGCAAGCAGTCTATTCATTGGGTGCTCCTTTGGAATCAAGAAAAGGGATGGCAATAGTTCGTCTATACCCCGCTCGGGCGGTGC is from Solidesulfovibrio magneticus RS-1 and encodes:
- a CDS encoding LemA family protein codes for the protein MNRLLAALALVVALFGLTGCGYNEMQTNDEAVKAAWGNVEATLQRRLDLIPNLVETVKGYASHEKDTLTAVTEARAKATQIKLTPETLADPKAMAAFQQAQGQMQSALSRLLAVAENYPQLKADQNFRDLQHQLEGTENRINVARQRYNEAVQIYNSSIRTFPNSMTNSMLLHLAPKEYYKADDAAQQAPKVKF